A stretch of the Mycolicibacterium celeriflavum genome encodes the following:
- a CDS encoding gamma-aminobutyraldehyde dehydrogenase: MTAVSTSVAGSWINGAAVNTGGAAHRVVDPATGGAVADYALAGPSDVDTAVASARAASADWATATPADRSAVLYKLARLADESADSLVAEEVSQTGKPVRLAAEFDVPGSVDNIDFFAGAARHLEGKASAEYSGDHTSSIRREAVGVVATITPWNYPLQMAVWKVLPALAAGCTVVIKPCELTPLTTLTLARLALEAGVPDGVFNVVTGLGDDVGAALAGHRDVDLVTFTGSTPVGRKVMAAAAAHGHRVQLELGGKAPFVVFDDADLDAAIQGAAAGALINSGQDCTAATRAIVARPLYDDFVAGVGEVFSKVVVGDPRDPDTDLGPLISTAHRDKVAGMVARAPSEGGRIVCGGAAPDRPGAFYRPTVIADVDERSEVYRDEIFGPVLTVRPFTDDDDALRQANDTEYGLAASAWTRDVYRAQRASREIKAGCVWINDHIPIISEMPHGGVGASGFGKDMSDYSLEEYLTVKHVMSDITGVAEKEWHRTVFTKR, from the coding sequence ATGACTGCGGTTTCCACCAGCGTGGCAGGCAGCTGGATCAACGGCGCTGCGGTGAATACCGGCGGAGCGGCCCACCGGGTGGTCGATCCCGCGACAGGCGGGGCCGTCGCCGACTATGCGCTGGCCGGCCCGAGCGACGTGGACACCGCGGTGGCGTCGGCGCGCGCCGCGTCGGCCGACTGGGCCACCGCCACGCCCGCGGACCGCTCGGCGGTCCTGTACAAGCTGGCTCGACTGGCCGACGAGAGCGCCGACTCGCTGGTCGCCGAGGAGGTCAGCCAGACCGGCAAGCCGGTGCGGCTGGCCGCGGAGTTCGACGTGCCCGGCAGCGTCGACAACATCGACTTCTTCGCCGGCGCGGCCCGCCACCTGGAGGGCAAGGCCAGCGCCGAGTACTCCGGAGACCACACGTCGAGCATCCGGCGCGAGGCGGTGGGCGTGGTCGCAACCATCACCCCGTGGAACTATCCGCTGCAGATGGCGGTCTGGAAAGTGTTGCCGGCGTTGGCCGCCGGCTGCACGGTGGTGATAAAGCCGTGCGAACTGACACCGTTGACGACGCTGACGCTGGCCCGGCTGGCCCTCGAGGCCGGGGTACCGGACGGCGTGTTCAACGTCGTCACCGGATTGGGCGACGACGTGGGCGCCGCGTTGGCCGGGCACCGCGACGTCGACCTGGTGACGTTCACAGGGTCGACACCGGTCGGGCGCAAGGTGATGGCCGCGGCTGCGGCGCACGGGCACCGGGTGCAGCTGGAACTGGGCGGCAAGGCGCCGTTCGTGGTGTTCGACGACGCCGACCTCGATGCGGCGATCCAGGGCGCGGCCGCGGGTGCGCTGATCAACTCCGGGCAGGACTGCACCGCGGCCACCCGGGCGATCGTCGCGCGGCCGTTGTACGACGATTTCGTGGCCGGCGTCGGCGAGGTGTTCTCCAAGGTGGTCGTCGGGGACCCGCGCGACCCGGACACCGACCTGGGTCCGCTGATCTCGACGGCGCACCGCGACAAGGTGGCGGGCATGGTCGCGCGGGCGCCCAGCGAGGGCGGGCGGATCGTCTGTGGTGGTGCGGCCCCGGACCGGCCGGGCGCGTTCTACCGACCGACCGTGATCGCCGACGTCGACGAACGATCGGAGGTGTACCGCGACGAGATCTTCGGACCGGTGCTGACCGTGCGCCCGTTCACCGATGATGACGATGCGCTGCGACAGGCCAACGACACCGAATACGGGCTTGCCGCATCGGCGTGGACCCGCGACGTGTACCGCGCGCAGCGGGCGTCGCGTGAGATCAAGGCCGGCTGCGTGTGGATCAACGACCACATCCCGATCATCAGCGAGATGCCGCACGGCGGTGTCGGCGCCTCCGGGTTCGGCAAGGACATGAGCGACTACTCGCTCGAGGAGTACCTCACCGTCAAGCATGTGATGAGTGACATCACCGGCGTCGCCGAAAAGGAATGGCATCGAACCGTTTTCACCAAGCGCTAG
- a CDS encoding thymidine phosphorylase has translation MQFTFDAPTVIRMKRDGGTLPDAAIDWVIDAYTHGRVADEQMSALLMAIFLRGMTPAEIAQWTAAMVNSGERLDFTDLRRGGKPLALVDKHSTGGVGDKITIPLVPVVMACGGAVPQAAGRGLGHTGGTLDKLESIPGFTAEISKSQIRQQLCDLGAAIFAAGELAPADRKIYALRDITATTESLPLIASSVMSKKIAEGTRALVLDTKVGSGAFLKTEKESRELARTMVELGTSHGLTTSALLTDMSTPLGRAVGNLVEVTESMDVLAGGGPSDVVELTLALAAEMLDAAGIDGVDPAQTLRDGSAMDRFRALVAAQGGNLSQPLRLRTSVETITAPRNGTMGDIDAMAVGLAVWRLGAGRSVPGERVQSGAGLLIHRRPGEPVSAGQALFTLSTETPERFEAAIAELDGAWSVGDAAPPARPLIIDRITSGD, from the coding sequence ATGCAGTTCACATTTGACGCGCCGACGGTGATCCGGATGAAGCGCGACGGCGGGACGCTCCCGGATGCGGCGATCGACTGGGTCATCGACGCATACACCCATGGCCGGGTGGCCGACGAGCAGATGTCGGCGCTGTTGATGGCGATATTCCTGCGGGGGATGACTCCGGCCGAGATCGCCCAGTGGACTGCGGCCATGGTGAACTCCGGCGAACGGTTGGACTTCACCGATCTTCGTCGCGGTGGCAAGCCACTCGCGTTGGTGGACAAGCACTCAACCGGTGGAGTGGGCGACAAGATCACCATTCCGTTGGTACCGGTGGTGATGGCCTGCGGCGGTGCGGTGCCACAGGCCGCGGGGCGTGGGCTCGGCCACACCGGCGGCACCCTCGACAAGCTCGAGTCCATCCCCGGGTTCACCGCCGAGATCTCCAAAAGCCAGATTCGGCAACAACTTTGCGATCTCGGCGCCGCGATCTTCGCGGCAGGTGAGCTGGCCCCTGCGGACCGCAAGATCTATGCGCTGCGCGACATCACCGCCACCACCGAGTCGCTGCCGCTCATCGCCAGTTCGGTGATGAGCAAGAAGATCGCCGAGGGCACCCGGGCGCTGGTGCTCGACACCAAGGTGGGTTCGGGCGCGTTCCTCAAGACCGAGAAGGAATCGCGGGAGCTGGCCCGCACGATGGTCGAGCTGGGGACCTCGCACGGCCTGACGACCAGCGCGCTGCTGACCGACATGTCGACGCCGCTGGGCCGCGCTGTCGGCAACCTGGTGGAGGTGACCGAATCGATGGATGTGCTCGCCGGCGGCGGGCCGAGCGACGTCGTGGAGCTCACCTTGGCGCTGGCCGCCGAGATGCTCGACGCCGCGGGCATCGACGGCGTGGATCCGGCCCAGACGCTGCGGGACGGCTCGGCGATGGACAGGTTCCGCGCCCTGGTCGCGGCGCAGGGCGGCAATCTGAGCCAGCCGTTGCGGCTCCGTACCTCTGTCGAAACCATCACGGCACCTCGCAATGGCACGATGGGGGACATCGACGCGATGGCGGTGGGTCTGGCGGTGTGGCGACTCGGTGCGGGCCGCTCGGTTCCTGGTGAGCGGGTGCAGTCCGGTGCCGGATTGCTCATTCACCGGCGTCCCGGCGAGCCGGTCAGCGCGGGTCAAGCGCTATTCACCTTGAGCACCGAGACGCCGGAACGCTTCGAGGCCGCGATCGCCGAATTGGACGGCGCATGGAGCGTCGGCGATGCCGCACCGCCGGCGCGCCCACTGATCATCGACCGAATCACGAGCGGAGACTGA
- a CDS encoding succinate dehydrogenase iron-sulfur subunit, which produces MTITPDVEKAEASTPPVPEGAVMVTLKIARFNPEDPDSAGWQSFRVPSLPTDRLLNLLHYVKWYLDGTLTFRRSCAHGVCGSDAMRINGVNRLACKVLMRDMLPKNPKKQLTITIEPIRGLPVEKDLVVDMEPFFDAYRAIKPYLITSGNPPTRERIQSQTDRARYDDTTKCILCACCTTSCPIYWSEGSYFGPAAIVNAHRFIFDSRDEAAAERLDILNEVDGVWRCRTTFNCTESCPRGIQVTQAIQEVKRALMFAR; this is translated from the coding sequence ATGACGATCACGCCCGACGTCGAAAAGGCTGAGGCATCAACCCCTCCCGTGCCGGAGGGCGCGGTGATGGTGACGCTGAAGATCGCCCGGTTCAACCCCGAGGACCCGGATTCAGCCGGCTGGCAGAGCTTCCGGGTGCCGTCCCTGCCCACCGACCGGCTGCTCAACCTGCTGCACTACGTCAAGTGGTATCTGGACGGCACGTTGACGTTCCGGCGGTCGTGCGCGCACGGCGTGTGCGGCTCGGACGCGATGCGGATCAACGGCGTCAACCGGCTGGCGTGCAAGGTGCTGATGCGCGACATGCTGCCGAAGAATCCGAAAAAGCAGCTCACCATCACAATCGAGCCGATCCGCGGACTGCCCGTGGAAAAGGACCTCGTGGTCGACATGGAGCCGTTCTTCGACGCCTATCGCGCGATCAAGCCCTACCTGATCACCAGCGGCAACCCGCCGACTCGCGAGCGCATCCAGAGCCAGACCGACCGCGCCCGCTACGACGACACCACCAAGTGCATCCTGTGCGCGTGCTGCACCACCAGCTGCCCGATCTACTGGAGCGAAGGCAGCTACTTCGGTCCCGCCGCGATCGTCAACGCACACCGGTTCATCTTCGACAGCCGCGACGAGGCCGCCGCCGAGCGACTCGACATCCTCAACGAGGTCGACGGCGTGTGGCGCTGTCGCACCACGTTCAACTGCACCGAGTCGTGTCCGCGCGGTATCCAGGTCACCCAGGCGATCCAGGAGGTCAAGCGCGCGCTGATGTTCGCCCGCTAG
- a CDS encoding PPOX class F420-dependent oxidoreductase — MAADFATTMSKLMFRGMDKMRHHEAFEVGPPTGTDFTGFDTTRQILLVTFKRSGEAVPSPINHGVADGKLYVRTDPSTGKVKRLRNNPRVVVVPCNLRGKPKGQPVAGIARILPEAEHAHAERAIAANWSLPMKLFERGLDKGSAAVGMDMAYIEVTPAPQA; from the coding sequence ATGGCCGCTGACTTCGCTACCACGATGAGCAAGTTGATGTTCCGCGGGATGGACAAGATGCGCCATCACGAAGCCTTCGAAGTCGGTCCTCCCACGGGTACGGACTTCACCGGCTTCGACACGACGCGCCAGATCCTGCTGGTGACGTTCAAGCGGTCCGGCGAAGCGGTGCCGAGCCCCATCAACCACGGTGTCGCCGACGGAAAGCTCTACGTTCGGACCGACCCGTCCACCGGTAAGGTCAAGCGGCTGCGGAACAATCCGCGAGTTGTCGTGGTGCCGTGCAACTTGCGCGGAAAGCCCAAGGGGCAACCGGTTGCCGGGATCGCGCGGATCCTGCCCGAGGCCGAACACGCACACGCCGAGCGGGCCATCGCGGCGAACTGGAGCCTGCCGATGAAGCTGTTCGAACGCGGTCTCGACAAAGGCTCCGCCGCGGTCGGCATGGACATGGCCTACATCGAGGTCACGCCTGCGCCTCAGGCGTAG
- a CDS encoding integrase core domain-containing protein, translated as MDPATRKHPQVPSRSTVWRILTRHGVIVPQPQKRPKSATKRFCFTRPNECWQSDWTQWMLADGAAVAIAGTLDDHSRYLPALQAGTGHGTAELVWSTMLAGITECGVPAMSLTDNGIVYTGRRKGYEASFEANLRALGTRTINSTPFHPQTCGKIERFWQTLKKWLCARPAPATTDELNGLLNQFRDFYNHHRPHRALRGATPAKAFNATAKAHPAQHPLPAPVFVSRHSVDEQSGNLHVKPYRIGIGLRWAGHSCDVIRQGDHIAIFSGTTLIRELTADATRYHQRCAPNTRTYRTREPKPAS; from the coding sequence GTGGACCCTGCAACGCGAAAACACCCACAGGTGCCGTCGCGGTCGACGGTGTGGCGGATTCTGACCCGCCACGGGGTGATCGTTCCCCAGCCGCAGAAGCGGCCCAAATCGGCGACCAAACGGTTCTGCTTCACCCGGCCCAACGAGTGCTGGCAGTCCGACTGGACACAATGGATGCTCGCCGATGGCGCCGCCGTGGCTATCGCCGGCACCCTGGATGACCATTCCCGGTACCTGCCCGCGCTGCAGGCCGGCACCGGGCACGGCACCGCCGAGTTGGTATGGTCGACGATGTTGGCCGGTATCACCGAATGTGGTGTCCCGGCAATGTCATTGACCGATAACGGCATCGTCTACACCGGCCGACGCAAAGGATATGAGGCGTCGTTCGAGGCCAACCTTCGCGCACTGGGGACACGCACCATCAACTCAACCCCATTTCACCCCCAGACCTGCGGCAAGATCGAACGGTTCTGGCAGACGCTGAAGAAATGGCTATGCGCGCGCCCTGCCCCGGCCACCACCGACGAACTCAACGGACTGCTCAACCAGTTCCGCGACTTCTACAACCACCACCGCCCCCACCGCGCCCTACGCGGGGCCACACCGGCCAAAGCGTTCAACGCCACCGCCAAAGCCCACCCCGCCCAACACCCGCTGCCAGCACCGGTCTTCGTCAGCCGCCATAGCGTCGATGAACAGTCCGGCAACCTCCACGTCAAGCCCTACCGCATCGGAATCGGTCTGCGCTGGGCCGGACACAGCTGCGACGTCATCCGACAAGGCGACCACATCGCCATCTTCAGCGGCACCACCCTGATCCGAGAACTCACCGCCGACGCCACCCGCTACCACCAGCGGTGCGCACCCAACACCCGGACCTACCGCACCCGCGAACCAAAACCGGCATCATGA
- a CDS encoding Lrp/AsnC family transcriptional regulator, with product MSTPGATHGVGPVSFRVNHSRPGAAFQLDDLSKQIIEKLQQDGRRSYAGIGKAVGLSEAAVRQRVQRMVDAGVMQIVAVTDPMQLGFARQAMIGIRCTGDTTKVAQKLAAIESVDYVVLTAGSFDAIIEVVCADDDELLELLNTQIRALPGVTSTETLVYLKLVKQQYNWGTR from the coding sequence ATGTCTACTCCGGGTGCCACGCACGGCGTCGGTCCCGTTTCGTTCCGCGTCAACCACTCCCGACCGGGCGCCGCGTTCCAGCTCGATGACCTGTCAAAGCAGATCATCGAGAAGCTTCAGCAGGACGGTCGCCGCTCCTATGCCGGCATCGGCAAGGCGGTCGGGCTGTCAGAAGCCGCCGTGCGCCAGCGGGTTCAACGCATGGTCGACGCGGGCGTCATGCAGATCGTCGCCGTCACCGACCCGATGCAGTTGGGCTTCGCCCGGCAGGCGATGATCGGCATCCGCTGCACCGGCGACACCACCAAGGTGGCCCAGAAGCTGGCCGCCATCGAATCCGTCGACTATGTGGTGCTGACCGCGGGCTCGTTCGACGCGATCATCGAGGTCGTCTGCGCGGACGACGACGAGCTTCTCGAACTCCTCAACACCCAGATCCGCGCCTTGCCGGGAGTGACGTCCACCGAGACGCTCGTCTATCTGAAACTCGTAAAGCAGCAATACAATTGGGGCACAAGGTGA
- a CDS encoding sigma-70 family RNA polymerase sigma factor, which produces MTASTRVDEFEELRPHLLSVAYRLTGTVADAEDIVQDAWLRWSAAEQESIKDLRAWLTTVVSRLGLDRLRSAAHRRETYVGEWLPEPVVTALDGDDPLAAVVAGEDARFAAMVVLERLNPDQRVAFVLHDGFGVPFDEIADVLGVSAAAARQLASRARRTVADAPPPVAPDEHNEVAGALMLALASGDMEAVVRLLHPDVTFTGDSNRRAPTAPRVILGPDKVARFLFGLARRYGPGWLEAGVPALINGQFGSWTPGTPARDGYPEMTPRVTAMTVRDGKVCAIWDIANPDKFTGSPLRGKHGR; this is translated from the coding sequence ATGACCGCCAGCACGCGGGTCGACGAGTTCGAGGAACTGCGACCGCACCTGCTGTCCGTCGCCTACCGGCTCACGGGCACGGTGGCCGACGCCGAGGATATCGTCCAGGACGCCTGGCTGCGCTGGAGCGCCGCCGAACAGGAGTCGATCAAAGACCTGCGGGCGTGGCTCACCACCGTGGTCAGCCGACTCGGCCTGGACCGGTTGCGTTCCGCCGCGCACCGACGCGAAACCTATGTGGGCGAATGGCTTCCAGAGCCGGTGGTCACCGCGCTGGACGGCGACGACCCGTTGGCGGCGGTGGTCGCCGGCGAGGATGCCCGGTTCGCCGCGATGGTGGTGCTCGAGCGGCTCAACCCGGACCAGCGGGTGGCGTTCGTGCTGCACGACGGGTTCGGGGTGCCGTTCGACGAGATCGCCGACGTGCTGGGCGTCAGCGCGGCCGCGGCCCGTCAACTGGCGTCGCGGGCGCGGCGGACGGTGGCCGATGCGCCGCCGCCCGTGGCGCCCGACGAACACAACGAGGTGGCCGGCGCGCTGATGTTGGCGTTGGCCTCCGGCGACATGGAAGCCGTTGTGCGCCTTCTCCATCCGGACGTGACGTTCACCGGCGACTCCAACCGCAGGGCGCCCACGGCGCCGCGAGTCATTCTCGGCCCAGACAAGGTCGCGCGGTTCCTGTTCGGTCTGGCCCGCCGTTACGGCCCGGGCTGGCTCGAGGCGGGTGTGCCGGCACTGATCAACGGTCAGTTCGGCAGCTGGACGCCGGGCACGCCGGCCCGCGACGGTTATCCGGAGATGACCCCGCGCGTGACCGCGATGACCGTGCGCGACGGAAAGGTCTGTGCCATCTGGGATATTGCCAATCCGGACAAGTTCACCGGTTCGCCGCTGAGAGGAAAACATGGCCGCTGA
- a CDS encoding cytidine deaminase: MTTDIDWKILQHKAIEVTRTAYAPYSGFPVGAAALVDDGRVVAGCNVENVSYGLGLCAECAVVCNLHSSGGGRLVALSCVDTAGQVLMPCGRCRQVLLEHGGPEMLIDHPQGPRPLGDLLPDAFGPQDLARPGRGSGGETP, translated from the coding sequence ATGACGACTGATATTGACTGGAAGATACTGCAGCACAAGGCAATTGAAGTCACAAGGACCGCCTATGCGCCGTATTCGGGCTTCCCCGTGGGCGCGGCGGCGTTGGTCGATGACGGTCGCGTGGTCGCCGGCTGCAATGTGGAAAATGTCTCATATGGTCTAGGTCTCTGTGCCGAGTGCGCGGTGGTCTGCAACCTGCATTCCAGCGGGGGCGGACGGCTTGTCGCGCTGTCGTGTGTCGACACGGCGGGCCAGGTGCTGATGCCGTGCGGGCGATGCCGCCAAGTGCTGCTGGAGCACGGCGGGCCGGAAATGCTCATCGACCATCCGCAGGGCCCGCGGCCGCTGGGCGACCTGCTGCCCGACGCGTTCGGACCGCAGGATCTCGCCCGGCCGGGTCGCGGTTCGGGCGGGGAAACTCCGTGA
- the sdhA gene encoding succinate dehydrogenase flavoprotein subunit — MIVEHRYDVVIVGAGGAGMRAAVEAGPRARTAVLTKLYPTRSHTGAAQGGMCAALANVEEDNWEWHTFDTVKGGDYLADQDAVEIMCREAIDAVLDLEKMGMPFNRTPEGRIDQRRFGGHTRDHGKAPVRRACYAADRTGHMILQTLYQNCVKHDVEFFNEFYALDIAITETNSGPVATGVIAYELATGDIHIFHAKAIVFATGGSGRMYKTTSNAHTLTGDGLGIVFRKGLPLEDMEFHQFHPTGLAGLGILISEAVRGEGGRLLNGEGERFMERYAPTIVDLAPRDIVARSMVLEVLEGRGAGPNKDYVYIDVRHLGEDVLEAKLPDITEFARTYLGVDPVKELVPVYPTCHYVMGGIPTTVNGQVLRDNTTIIPGLYAAGECACVSVHGANRLGTNSLLDINVFGRRAGIAAANYALGHDHVDMPDNPAGMVVDWVGDILSEHGNERVADIRGALQQSMDNNAAVFRTEETLKQALTDIHALKERYARITVQDKGKRYNSDLLEAIELGFLLELAEVTVVGALNRKESRGGHAREDYPNRDDTNYMRHTMAYKQGTDLLSDIRLDYKPVVQTRYEPMERKY; from the coding sequence ATGATTGTTGAACATCGCTACGACGTCGTGATCGTCGGCGCGGGCGGGGCCGGCATGCGCGCCGCGGTCGAGGCCGGCCCGCGGGCCCGCACGGCGGTGCTGACCAAGCTGTACCCGACCCGCAGCCACACCGGTGCGGCGCAGGGTGGCATGTGCGCGGCGCTGGCCAACGTCGAAGAGGACAACTGGGAGTGGCACACGTTCGACACCGTCAAGGGCGGCGACTACCTCGCCGACCAGGATGCGGTCGAGATCATGTGCCGTGAGGCCATCGACGCGGTGCTCGACCTCGAGAAGATGGGGATGCCGTTCAACCGAACCCCCGAGGGCCGCATCGACCAGCGCCGGTTCGGCGGGCACACCCGCGACCACGGTAAGGCTCCGGTGCGCCGGGCCTGCTATGCCGCCGACCGCACCGGCCACATGATCCTGCAGACGCTGTACCAGAACTGCGTCAAGCACGACGTCGAGTTCTTCAACGAGTTCTACGCGCTGGACATCGCGATCACCGAGACGAACTCCGGACCCGTCGCCACCGGCGTGATCGCGTATGAATTGGCGACCGGCGACATCCACATCTTCCACGCCAAGGCGATCGTGTTCGCCACCGGCGGGTCGGGCCGGATGTACAAGACCACCTCAAACGCCCACACCCTCACCGGCGACGGCCTCGGCATCGTGTTCCGCAAGGGACTTCCGTTGGAGGACATGGAGTTTCACCAGTTCCACCCGACGGGGCTGGCCGGTCTGGGCATCCTGATCTCCGAGGCCGTGCGCGGTGAGGGCGGCCGACTGCTCAACGGCGAGGGCGAGCGGTTCATGGAGCGCTACGCGCCGACCATCGTCGACCTCGCGCCCCGCGACATCGTCGCCCGGTCGATGGTGCTCGAGGTGCTCGAGGGCCGCGGCGCGGGTCCGAACAAGGACTATGTCTACATCGACGTACGCCACCTCGGCGAGGACGTGCTCGAGGCGAAACTGCCCGACATCACCGAGTTCGCCCGCACCTACCTCGGCGTCGACCCGGTCAAGGAACTGGTGCCGGTCTATCCGACGTGCCACTACGTCATGGGTGGCATCCCGACGACGGTCAACGGCCAGGTGCTGCGGGACAACACGACGATCATCCCTGGCCTGTACGCCGCCGGCGAATGCGCGTGCGTATCCGTTCACGGCGCCAACCGACTGGGCACCAACTCGCTGCTGGACATCAACGTGTTCGGCCGTCGCGCGGGTATCGCCGCGGCCAATTACGCGCTGGGCCACGATCACGTCGACATGCCGGACAACCCGGCGGGCATGGTGGTCGACTGGGTCGGCGACATCCTGTCCGAACACGGCAACGAGCGCGTCGCCGACATCCGCGGCGCGCTGCAGCAGTCGATGGACAACAACGCCGCGGTGTTCCGCACCGAGGAGACGCTCAAGCAGGCGCTGACCGACATCCATGCGCTCAAGGAGCGTTACGCGCGGATCACGGTGCAGGACAAGGGAAAGCGTTACAACAGCGATCTGCTCGAGGCGATCGAGCTGGGCTTCCTGCTGGAGCTCGCCGAGGTCACCGTCGTCGGGGCGCTGAACCGCAAGGAGTCCCGCGGCGGGCACGCCCGCGAGGACTACCCCAACCGCGACGACACCAACTACATGCGCCACACCATGGCGTACAAGCAGGGCACGGACCTGCTGTCCGACATCCGGTTGGACTACAAGCCGGTGGTGCAGACCCGGTATGAGCCGATGGAACGGAAGTACTGA
- the sdhC gene encoding succinate dehydrogenase, cytochrome b556 subunit, whose amino-acid sequence MSTQTSGLAPGGPAVPAPRSRPPRRRTLYRGDPAMWSWVLHRITGATIFFFLFVHVLDTALVRVSPQAYNEVIETYKTPLIGLMEIGLVVAVLYHALNGIRVILIDFWQHGARYQRVMLWIVIGVFLAVFIPSLGVIGMHMAERFL is encoded by the coding sequence ATGAGTACTCAAACTTCCGGGCTGGCACCCGGAGGCCCGGCGGTGCCGGCTCCACGATCGCGCCCGCCGCGCAGGCGCACCCTTTACCGCGGCGATCCCGCGATGTGGTCCTGGGTCCTTCACCGCATCACTGGCGCGACGATCTTCTTCTTCCTGTTCGTCCACGTGCTCGACACCGCGCTGGTGCGCGTGAGCCCGCAGGCCTACAACGAGGTCATCGAGACCTACAAGACCCCGCTGATCGGGCTGATGGAGATCGGCCTCGTCGTCGCAGTCCTCTATCACGCCCTCAACGGGATCCGGGTCATCCTGATCGACTTCTGGCAGCACGGTGCGCGCTACCAGCGGGTGATGCTGTGGATCGTCATCGGCGTCTTTCTGGCGGTCTTCATCCCGTCGCTCGGTGTGATCGGGATGCACATGGCGGAGCGGTTCCTGTGA
- a CDS encoding succinate dehydrogenase hydrophobic membrane anchor subunit — MEKEHDRPAGLDHPRAPRRPRGIPYFEKYAWLFMRFSGVALVFLALGHLFVMLMWEDGVYRIDFNYVAERWASPFWQIWDMALLWLAQLHGANGLRTIIGDYARKNTTKFWLNSLLLLATGFTLVLGSYVLVTFDANIS; from the coding sequence ATGGAGAAGGAGCACGACCGGCCGGCCGGCCTGGACCACCCACGGGCGCCACGGCGACCCCGCGGCATTCCGTACTTCGAGAAGTACGCCTGGCTGTTCATGCGTTTTTCGGGTGTCGCTCTGGTCTTTCTCGCGCTCGGCCACCTGTTCGTGATGCTGATGTGGGAGGACGGGGTCTACCGCATCGACTTCAACTACGTCGCCGAGCGCTGGGCCTCGCCGTTCTGGCAGATCTGGGACATGGCGCTACTGTGGCTGGCCCAACTGCACGGCGCCAACGGCCTGCGCACCATCATCGGCGACTACGCGCGCAAGAACACCACGAAGTTCTGGCTGAACTCGCTGCTGCTGTTGGCCACCGGGTTCACCCTGGTGCTGGGCAGCTACGTACTGGTCACCTTCGATGCGAACATCTCATGA
- a CDS encoding helix-turn-helix domain-containing protein, which produces MDILVATAFGQIHNVSQFCRDQQISRQTFYKWRRRFGEDGLDGLEQRSRRPISSPGQTAAEVEEAVLRKRKQLLEAGLDHGPQSIVWTLQRENTHRCRRGRRCGGF; this is translated from the coding sequence ATGGACATTCTTGTCGCGACGGCATTCGGACAGATTCACAACGTGTCGCAGTTCTGCCGCGATCAGCAGATCAGCCGGCAGACGTTCTACAAGTGGCGCCGCCGCTTCGGTGAGGACGGTCTGGACGGGCTCGAACAGCGTTCGCGCCGGCCCATATCCTCGCCCGGTCAGACCGCGGCCGAGGTCGAAGAAGCGGTGCTGCGCAAACGCAAACAGCTGCTCGAAGCCGGGCTTGATCACGGTCCACAGTCGATCGTGTGGACCCTGCAACGCGAAAACACCCACAGGTGCCGTCGCGGTCGACGGTGTGGCGGATTCTGA